One Vicinamibacterales bacterium genomic window carries:
- the kdpC gene encoding potassium-transporting ATPase subunit KdpC, producing MVRHLVTAALMTVVTTMLLGIGYPLAVTGLAQVLFPDQANGQLITKDGVVVGSRLIGQPFSSPGYFHSRPSAAGAGYDASASAGSNYGPSNRTLIDRVAADVARRQVENPGVPVPIDLVTASASGLDPHISPAAAQFQVPRVARARGLAEAVLRQLVTDHIEPRQLGVFGEPVVNVLLLNLALDETTPRRR from the coding sequence ATGGTCCGCCATCTCGTCACGGCCGCCCTGATGACCGTGGTGACCACGATGTTGCTGGGCATCGGCTACCCGTTGGCCGTCACCGGCCTCGCGCAGGTGCTGTTCCCCGACCAGGCGAACGGTCAGCTGATCACGAAAGACGGCGTCGTCGTCGGATCGCGCCTCATCGGCCAGCCGTTCTCCTCGCCCGGCTACTTCCATTCGCGTCCCTCGGCGGCCGGCGCCGGGTACGACGCCTCGGCGTCGGCGGGTTCCAACTACGGGCCGTCGAACCGGACGCTCATCGACCGCGTGGCGGCGGACGTGGCGCGGCGGCAGGTGGAGAATCCCGGCGTTCCGGTGCCGATCGACCTCGTGACGGCCTCGGCATCGGGGCTCGACCCGCACATCAGCCCGGCCGCCGCCCAGTTCCAGGTGCCGCGCGTGGCCCGCGCGCGCGGGCTGGCCGAAGCCGTTCTGCGGCAACTCGTGACGGATCACATCGAGCCCAGGCAGCTGGGCGTGTTCGGTGAGCCGGTGGTGAACGTGCTGCTGCTGAACCTGGCGCTCGACGAAACGACACCCCGCCGGCGGTGA
- the kdpB gene encoding potassium-transporting ATPase subunit KdpB, translated as MANARKLSIWEPALVRAGLVDALRKLDPRVVVENPVMFVVEAGAAFTTVLLLGDVAAGAPSGFELQIVLWLWATVYFANLAEAMAEGRGRAQADTLRKTRTETLAHRLGVDGGVEAVAAGSLRKGDVVRVTAGEFIPADGEIIEGVASVDESAITGESAPVVREAGGDRSAVTGGTRVLSDVIIVRVSSDPGHTFLDRMIALVEGAERQKTPNEIALNILLAGLTIVFLMAVVTLQPFAVYSGARQSVFVLVSLLVCLIPTTIGGLLSAIGIAGMDRLIQHNVLAMSGRAVEAAGDVHTLLLDKTGTITLGNRQAADFVPAPGATAGELADAAQLASLADETPEGRSIVVLAKQKFDIRGRTLAAHEARFVGFSAQTRMSGVDLDGRQIRKGAVDAIFNYVASHGGTPPTEVRAAVETIARSGGTPLVVADKGRVLGVVHLKDVVKGGMAERFAALRAMGIRTVMITGDNPLTAAAIAKEAGVDDFLAEATPEDKMRLIKREQQAGKLVAMTGDGTNDAPALAQADVGVAMNTGTQAAKEAGNMVDLDSNPTKLIEIVESGKQLLMTRGALTTFSIANDVAKYFAIIPAMFLAAFPALGALNVMRLATPESAILSAVIFNALIIVALVPLALRGVAFRPLGAAALLRRNLLVYGLGGVVAPFIGIKVIDVVITSLGLA; from the coding sequence ATGGCCAATGCACGGAAGCTCAGCATCTGGGAGCCGGCGCTCGTCCGCGCCGGCCTGGTCGACGCGCTGCGCAAGCTCGATCCGCGCGTCGTCGTCGAGAATCCGGTGATGTTCGTGGTCGAAGCCGGCGCCGCGTTCACGACGGTGCTGCTCCTCGGCGACGTCGCCGCCGGAGCGCCGTCCGGATTCGAACTGCAGATCGTCCTGTGGCTCTGGGCCACGGTGTACTTCGCCAACCTGGCCGAAGCGATGGCCGAAGGCCGCGGCAGGGCCCAGGCCGACACGCTGCGCAAGACCCGCACCGAGACGCTCGCCCATCGTCTCGGCGTCGACGGCGGCGTCGAAGCGGTGGCGGCCGGGTCGCTGCGCAAGGGCGACGTCGTGCGCGTGACGGCCGGGGAGTTCATCCCGGCCGACGGCGAGATCATCGAGGGCGTCGCCTCGGTGGACGAGTCGGCCATCACCGGCGAGTCGGCACCGGTCGTACGCGAGGCGGGCGGCGACCGATCCGCCGTCACCGGAGGCACGCGCGTGCTGTCGGACGTCATCATCGTGCGCGTGTCGTCCGATCCGGGCCATACCTTCCTGGACCGGATGATCGCCCTGGTGGAAGGGGCGGAGCGCCAGAAGACGCCGAACGAAATCGCGCTCAACATCCTGCTCGCCGGGCTGACCATCGTGTTCCTGATGGCAGTGGTGACGCTGCAGCCGTTCGCGGTCTACTCGGGCGCGCGGCAGTCGGTGTTCGTGCTGGTCTCGCTGCTGGTCTGCCTCATCCCCACCACCATCGGGGGCCTGCTCTCCGCCATCGGCATCGCCGGCATGGATCGACTCATCCAGCACAACGTGCTGGCGATGTCCGGCCGGGCGGTGGAAGCGGCCGGCGACGTCCACACGCTGCTGCTCGACAAGACCGGGACCATCACGCTGGGCAACCGCCAGGCCGCCGACTTCGTGCCGGCCCCGGGCGCCACCGCCGGCGAACTGGCCGACGCGGCGCAGCTCGCGTCGCTCGCCGACGAGACGCCGGAGGGCCGCTCGATCGTGGTGCTGGCGAAGCAGAAGTTCGACATCCGCGGCCGCACGCTGGCGGCCCACGAAGCCCGGTTCGTCGGATTCTCGGCCCAGACGCGCATGTCGGGCGTGGACCTCGACGGCCGCCAGATCCGGAAGGGCGCCGTGGACGCGATCTTCAACTACGTCGCCAGCCACGGCGGCACGCCGCCGACCGAGGTCAGGGCTGCGGTGGAGACGATTGCCCGCTCCGGCGGCACGCCGCTCGTCGTCGCAGACAAGGGACGTGTGCTCGGGGTCGTCCACTTGAAGGACGTGGTCAAGGGAGGCATGGCGGAGCGCTTCGCGGCTCTGCGGGCGATGGGCATCCGCACCGTGATGATCACGGGCGACAACCCGCTGACCGCGGCGGCCATCGCCAAGGAGGCCGGCGTCGACGACTTCCTCGCCGAAGCCACGCCGGAAGACAAGATGCGCCTGATCAAGAGGGAGCAGCAGGCGGGCAAGCTCGTGGCGATGACCGGCGACGGCACGAACGACGCACCGGCGCTCGCCCAGGCCGACGTGGGCGTGGCCATGAACACCGGCACGCAGGCGGCGAAGGAGGCCGGCAACATGGTGGATCTCGACTCCAACCCCACGAAGCTCATCGAGATCGTGGAGAGCGGCAAGCAGCTGCTGATGACCCGCGGAGCGCTCACCACGTTCTCCATCGCCAACGACGTGGCCAAGTACTTCGCCATCATCCCGGCCATGTTCCTGGCGGCCTTCCCGGCGCTCGGCGCGCTGAACGTCATGCGGCTGGCGACGCCGGAGTCCGCGATTCTCTCGGCCGTCATCTTCAACGCCCTCATCATCGTGGCGCTGGTGCCGCTGGCGCTGCGAGGCGTGGCGTTCCGGCCGCTGGGCGCCGCGGCGCTGCTGCGCCGCAACCTGCTCGTCTACGGCCTGGGCGGCGTCGTGGCGCCGTTCATCGGCATCAAGGTCATCGACGTCGTGATCACGAGCCTCGGGCTCGCGTAA
- the kdpA gene encoding potassium-transporting ATPase subunit KdpA, with translation MTLNGWLQIGLYLAAVLAVTRPLGLYLTRVFERRSTWLDPVLRPLEHLVYRLTRVDAAHEMRWSEYAAAMLAFSAVSMAALYAILRLQASLPFNPQGLAGVAPDLAFNTSASFTTNTNWQSYAGETTMSYLSQMAGLAYHNFVSSAVGIALAIAFIRGIAAKGRDTIGNFWVDLVRASLWVLLPFSVAGALFLVSQGVVQNLKPSDRARLLDPQATTAMEGGRETTTTVVEQRIAQGPVASQEIIKALGTNGGGFFNANSAHPFENPTPLTNFVEMVLIFALSAGLTWCLGEMTKAQRHGWAVWAAMAFLFLAGVTTAYWAEAAGNPLLAGTDQTPGAMCPGGNMEGKEARFGIASSALFATVTTDASCGAVNSMHDSFTPLGGLVPLVNMMLGEVVFGGVGAGMYGILLFVVLAVFIAGLMVGRTPEYLGKKIEAFDVQMAMLAVLVFPLFILVFTGISMVSPGFGTSSLWNTGPHGLSEILYAYTSGTANNGSAFAGLSANTRWYNVTLGIAMLVGRFMVIVPMLALAGNLARKAPVPPSLGTFPVTTPLFTVLLVSVIVIVGILTFFPALSLGPIVEHLLLRQGTTF, from the coding sequence ATGACCCTCAATGGCTGGCTGCAGATCGGTCTGTACCTGGCCGCCGTGCTGGCGGTCACGCGACCCCTCGGCCTCTACCTCACCCGGGTATTCGAACGGCGGAGCACCTGGCTCGACCCGGTGCTCCGTCCGCTGGAACACCTGGTCTACCGCCTGACGCGCGTGGACGCAGCGCACGAGATGCGCTGGAGCGAGTACGCGGCCGCGATGCTCGCGTTCAGCGCGGTGTCGATGGCGGCGCTGTACGCGATCCTGCGGCTGCAGGCGTCGCTGCCGTTCAATCCGCAGGGCCTCGCTGGAGTGGCGCCCGACCTCGCCTTCAACACGTCGGCGTCGTTCACCACCAACACCAACTGGCAGTCCTACGCGGGCGAGACGACCATGAGCTACCTGAGCCAGATGGCTGGCCTCGCGTACCACAACTTCGTGTCGTCCGCGGTGGGCATCGCGCTGGCGATCGCGTTCATCCGCGGCATCGCGGCGAAGGGGCGCGACACCATCGGCAACTTCTGGGTCGACCTGGTGCGCGCATCGCTGTGGGTGCTGCTGCCGTTCTCGGTGGCCGGCGCGCTGTTCCTGGTGTCGCAAGGCGTCGTGCAGAACCTCAAGCCGTCCGACCGCGCGCGGCTCCTCGACCCCCAGGCGACGACGGCGATGGAGGGCGGCAGGGAGACGACCACCACCGTGGTCGAGCAGAGGATTGCCCAGGGTCCGGTGGCCTCCCAGGAGATCATCAAGGCACTCGGCACCAACGGCGGTGGCTTCTTCAACGCCAACAGCGCGCATCCGTTCGAGAATCCGACGCCGCTGACGAACTTCGTGGAGATGGTGCTGATCTTCGCCCTGTCCGCCGGGCTCACCTGGTGCCTCGGCGAGATGACGAAGGCGCAACGGCACGGCTGGGCGGTGTGGGCGGCCATGGCGTTCCTGTTCCTGGCGGGCGTCACCACCGCCTACTGGGCCGAGGCGGCCGGCAACCCGCTGCTCGCCGGCACCGACCAAACGCCGGGTGCGATGTGCCCGGGCGGCAACATGGAAGGCAAGGAGGCGCGCTTCGGCATCGCCAGCTCGGCGCTGTTCGCCACGGTCACGACCGACGCGAGCTGCGGCGCCGTGAACTCGATGCACGACTCGTTCACGCCGCTCGGCGGCCTGGTGCCGCTCGTGAACATGATGCTCGGCGAGGTCGTCTTCGGCGGCGTCGGCGCGGGCATGTACGGCATCCTCCTCTTCGTCGTCCTGGCCGTGTTCATCGCGGGCCTGATGGTGGGCCGCACGCCCGAGTACCTCGGCAAGAAGATCGAGGCATTCGACGTCCAGATGGCGATGCTGGCGGTGCTGGTCTTCCCGCTCTTCATCCTGGTCTTCACCGGCATTTCGATGGTGTCGCCCGGCTTCGGCACATCGAGCCTCTGGAACACCGGCCCGCACGGCCTCTCGGAGATCCTCTACGCCTACACCTCGGGTACGGCGAACAACGGCTCGGCGTTCGCGGGTCTGTCGGCCAACACCCGGTGGTACAACGTCACGCTCGGCATCGCGATGCTGGTCGGACGGTTCATGGTCATCGTCCCGATGCTGGCGCTGGCCGGCAACCTGGCGCGCAAGGCCCCCGTGCCGCCGTCGCTCGGCACCTTCCCGGTGACCACGCCGCTCTTCACGGTGCTGCTCGTGAGCGTGATCGTCATCGTCGGCATCCTGACGTTCTTCCCGGCGCTCAGCCTGGGCCCCATCGTGGAGCACCTGCTGCTGCGGCAAGGCACGACGTTCTGA
- a CDS encoding outer membrane beta-barrel protein produces the protein MRALPILLIPTLVAGTSPRALAQTTEPAPPTRAETSTPAPADPLRFLRLGATLEGFYEYNWNRPYDRVNLLRAYDTRANVFGLQQVAIVIESAPAVDEGRRFGARIDLQFGQATDTVQGSTANEPRPDVYRHVWQAYGTYVFPVGRGLTADFGKFASNLGYETNYAKDDNHFSRAYLFNFLPFYHAGLRLSLPVSDGITVMYMLTNGIQQTEDFNDDKSSHVSAIVKPGSGVTWTTNYYVGREQPDGGAPTGPDGVYRVLDSYVAWSATPALGVGLDLNYVTNEVGSADDALSLQGTGAYARYQVSTSTALAVRYERLDDEGLFGGIDQVLHEITATAEYELADGFLMRAEFRRDWSNQRVFTGPEPGGLRRAQNTALAGLVWWFGNKAGAW, from the coding sequence GTGCGTGCCCTGCCGATCCTGCTGATCCCCACCCTCGTCGCCGGGACGTCGCCGCGCGCGCTGGCGCAGACGACGGAACCGGCTCCTCCGACACGGGCCGAAACCTCGACACCGGCGCCGGCCGACCCGCTCCGGTTCCTGCGCCTCGGCGCGACCCTCGAGGGGTTCTACGAATACAACTGGAATCGCCCGTACGACCGCGTGAACCTGTTGCGCGCCTACGACACCCGGGCGAACGTCTTCGGACTGCAGCAGGTGGCGATCGTGATCGAGAGCGCGCCGGCCGTGGACGAAGGCCGGCGCTTCGGCGCCCGGATCGACCTGCAGTTCGGCCAGGCCACCGACACCGTGCAGGGCAGCACCGCCAACGAGCCTCGGCCGGACGTCTACCGGCACGTCTGGCAGGCCTATGGCACCTACGTGTTCCCGGTGGGGCGCGGCCTCACGGCCGACTTCGGCAAGTTCGCGTCGAACCTCGGCTACGAAACCAACTACGCGAAGGACGACAACCACTTCTCGCGCGCCTACCTGTTCAACTTTCTGCCGTTCTATCACGCGGGGCTGCGCCTCAGTCTGCCGGTCAGCGACGGGATCACGGTCATGTACATGCTCACCAACGGCATCCAGCAGACGGAAGACTTCAACGACGACAAGAGCAGCCACGTCTCGGCCATCGTGAAGCCGGGCAGCGGCGTCACCTGGACCACCAACTACTACGTCGGCCGGGAGCAGCCGGACGGCGGCGCGCCCACGGGCCCCGACGGCGTCTACCGCGTGCTCGACAGCTACGTGGCCTGGTCGGCCACGCCGGCGCTCGGCGTCGGCCTCGACCTGAACTACGTGACCAACGAGGTCGGCTCCGCGGACGACGCCTTGAGCCTGCAGGGAACGGGCGCCTACGCGCGCTATCAGGTGTCGACGTCCACCGCGCTGGCCGTCCGCTACGAGCGGCTCGACGACGAAGGCCTGTTCGGCGGCATCGACCAGGTGCTGCACGAGATCACGGCGACGGCGGAATACGAGCTCGCCGACGGCTTCCTGATGCGGGCCGAGTTCCGTCGCGACTGGTCGAACCAGCGTGTCTTCACCGGCCCCGAGCCCGGCGGCCTTCGCCGGGCGCAGAACACCGCGCTCGCCGGCCTGGTGTGGTGGTTCGGCAACAAGGCCGGCGCCTGGTAG
- a CDS encoding response regulator transcription factor, whose protein sequence is MTASARILLVDDEPAIQRAVGPLLRSRGYIVEAARTGGEALRLSTSHPPDLIVLDLGLPDIEGTEVCRRIRESSKVPIVVLSAREAEEDKVQALDLGADDYVTKPFGPEELLARIRVALRRVASDTTAETGVLRAGGLDVDYDRRRVVRDGVEIRLTPKEFELLSLLARQHDRVLTHRAILKAIWGPNAVDQPEHLWTLVAQVRRKIEPDPATPRYIVSEPWVGYRFVTGEPPRD, encoded by the coding sequence ATGACCGCCTCCGCACGCATTCTCCTGGTGGACGACGAGCCTGCCATCCAGCGGGCCGTCGGGCCGCTGCTCCGCAGTCGGGGCTACATCGTGGAGGCGGCCAGGACCGGCGGCGAGGCGCTGCGGCTCTCGACGAGCCACCCGCCGGACCTCATCGTGCTCGACCTCGGGCTGCCCGACATCGAGGGCACCGAGGTGTGCCGCCGCATCCGGGAGTCGTCCAAGGTGCCCATCGTCGTGCTGTCGGCCCGGGAAGCGGAGGAGGACAAGGTCCAGGCGCTGGACCTCGGCGCCGACGATTACGTCACCAAGCCGTTCGGGCCGGAGGAGCTCCTTGCCCGCATCCGGGTCGCCCTGCGGCGCGTCGCGAGCGACACCACCGCCGAGACGGGCGTGCTCCGCGCCGGCGGCCTGGACGTCGACTACGACCGGCGCCGCGTGGTGCGTGACGGCGTCGAGATCCGACTCACGCCCAAGGAGTTCGAGCTGCTCTCGCTCCTCGCCCGGCAGCACGATCGCGTGCTCACGCACCGCGCGATCCTGAAGGCGATCTGGGGCCCGAACGCGGTCGACCAGCCCGAGCACCTGTGGACGCTCGTGGCGCAGGTCCGCCGCAAGATCGAGCCGGATCCGGCCACGCCGCGTTACATCGTCAGCGAGCCGTGGGTGGGCTACCGCTTCGTCACCGGAGAACCGCCCCGGGACTGA
- a CDS encoding DUF4118 domain-containing protein, translating into MTPASTGPLRLALGAAGVVAITVLYRWLAVSNAAVVSTTFLLVVLVAAATSSLGVAIGVSMVAVLSFNYFFLPPVGTFTVADPQNWLALVAFLAVSVVGSNLSLVARTRTAEAISRRDELARLFDLSRDVLVLPESRDALTALARAVARRFDLEFLAIALPAGGGWDVSAAGPLTLALDPPELTTALAAAQTTLEFDAHSRTYSGHRETHAEGRAVRLVPLRAGTRAIGLLAASGRPVDAGTLDALAGVVAIAVERTALLQERKTAELTRQSEALKSALLASIGHDLRTPLTAIRVAAANLQADALSAADRAEQGELIQAEVERLARLFQNLMDMARLDAGGVARSTRRVHPSEIVAAARELVEHTLHGHRLDVAIEPDVPVTLDPRLTAAALAHVLENAAQYAPDTSTIDVRAGATGEGLRIAVRDRGPGIAPADLPHLFDRFFRGDAARARTSGTGMGLWIARGFLAAQHGRIWAANASGGGAEFTIEVPAADDASAGPSREANPA; encoded by the coding sequence ATGACGCCCGCGTCCACCGGCCCGCTGCGCCTCGCCCTCGGCGCCGCCGGCGTCGTCGCGATCACGGTGCTCTACCGCTGGCTGGCGGTGTCGAACGCGGCCGTCGTCTCCACCACCTTCCTCCTGGTCGTGCTGGTCGCGGCCGCCACGTCGAGCCTGGGCGTGGCCATCGGCGTCTCGATGGTCGCCGTCCTCTCGTTCAACTACTTCTTCCTGCCGCCCGTCGGGACGTTCACGGTGGCCGATCCCCAGAACTGGCTCGCCCTCGTGGCCTTCCTGGCCGTGAGCGTGGTCGGCAGCAACCTGTCCCTGGTAGCCAGGACCCGGACGGCGGAAGCGATCTCGCGGCGCGACGAACTGGCGCGCCTGTTCGATCTCAGCCGCGACGTGCTCGTGCTCCCGGAGAGCCGCGACGCCCTCACCGCGCTGGCACGGGCCGTCGCCCGGCGTTTCGACCTGGAGTTCCTCGCCATCGCCCTGCCGGCCGGCGGCGGCTGGGACGTGTCGGCCGCCGGCCCGCTGACCCTCGCCCTGGACCCTCCGGAACTCACCACCGCCCTCGCCGCCGCGCAGACGACGCTCGAGTTCGACGCACACTCGCGCACCTATTCGGGACACCGGGAGACGCATGCCGAAGGGAGGGCCGTGCGGCTCGTGCCGCTGCGCGCGGGCACGCGCGCGATAGGGCTGCTGGCCGCCTCGGGGCGGCCCGTCGACGCCGGCACGCTCGACGCGCTGGCCGGAGTCGTGGCCATCGCCGTCGAGCGGACGGCGCTGCTGCAGGAGCGCAAGACCGCCGAGCTGACGCGCCAGAGCGAGGCGCTGAAGTCCGCACTGCTCGCGTCGATCGGGCACGACCTTCGTACGCCGCTGACGGCGATCCGCGTGGCGGCGGCCAACCTGCAGGCGGACGCGCTCTCCGCCGCGGATCGCGCAGAGCAGGGCGAGCTCATCCAGGCCGAGGTGGAACGCCTCGCGCGACTGTTCCAGAACCTGATGGACATGGCGCGGCTGGATGCCGGCGGCGTGGCACGCAGCACCCGACGCGTCCATCCGTCGGAGATCGTGGCGGCCGCGCGCGAGCTGGTGGAGCACACCCTCCACGGACATCGCCTCGACGTGGCGATCGAGCCCGACGTGCCCGTGACCCTGGATCCGCGGCTCACCGCCGCCGCGCTGGCGCACGTGCTCGAGAACGCCGCGCAGTACGCGCCAGACACGTCCACGATCGACGTCCGCGCCGGCGCGACGGGGGAGGGCCTCCGGATCGCCGTGCGCGACCGGGGGCCGGGCATCGCGCCCGCGGACCTGCCCCACCTCTTCGATCGGTTCTTCAGGGGCGACGCCGCCAGGGCCCGCACGTCAGGGACGGGCATGGGGCTCTGGATCGCCCGGGGCTTCCTGGCCGCGCAGCACGGCCGCATCTGGGCGGCCAATGCGTCGGGCGGCGGCGCGGAGTTCACGATCGAGGTGCCGGCGGCCGACGACGCGTCCGCCGGGCCGTCCCGCGAGGCCAATCCGGCATGA
- a CDS encoding DUF6265 family protein, whose protein sequence is MPSCRLRGIAAAGGLALGLALSTPAATAAQSALPQWMAGCWTGGSAGARVTERWTVAGDAAMFGVSYTLKGGALVDFEFLRVVLKAGTPVYVAQPRGGPPTEFTASSNADGAIVFENAAHDFPKRIGYRKVDGTHLTAWIDGGAGGSGRRIEYPMARAACEP, encoded by the coding sequence ATGCCGTCCTGCCGTCTGCGTGGGATCGCCGCGGCCGGCGGGCTCGCCCTGGGCCTCGCGCTGTCGACCCCGGCCGCGACGGCCGCCCAGTCCGCCCTCCCGCAGTGGATGGCCGGATGCTGGACGGGCGGGTCCGCCGGGGCGCGCGTGACGGAGCGCTGGACCGTGGCGGGTGACGCCGCCATGTTCGGCGTCTCCTACACGCTGAAGGGCGGCGCGCTCGTCGACTTCGAGTTCCTGCGCGTCGTGCTGAAGGCCGGCACGCCGGTCTACGTGGCCCAGCCCCGGGGCGGGCCGCCCACCGAATTCACGGCCTCGTCGAACGCCGACGGCGCGATCGTGTTCGAGAACGCCGCGCACGACTTCCCGAAGCGCATCGGCTACCGGAAGGTGGACGGGACGCACCTCACGGCCTGGATCGACGGCGGCGCGGGCGGATCCGGACGCCGCATCGAATACCCGATGGCGCGGGCGGCCTGCGAGCCATAG
- a CDS encoding M15 family metallopeptidase — MTRRLAATVLLVLAIGGPGLARQDGPPRDPKATRKADLVELVTLDPGIKIDIRYAGANNFLGKPVYPEARAFLQRPAAEALVKAHLALAPLGYGLLIHDGYRPWTITKLFWDMTEGTPMQEFVADPKSGSKHNRGCAVDLTMYDLATGEAVRMPGGYDEASLRSYPDYQGGPPEARAKRDLLRRTMEAQGFTVEPNEWWHFNYKDWTEYPILDISFKEASARR; from the coding sequence ATGACGCGACGTCTTGCCGCCACCGTCCTCCTCGTGCTCGCCATCGGCGGCCCGGGCCTCGCCCGGCAGGATGGTCCGCCGCGCGATCCGAAGGCCACCCGAAAGGCCGACCTCGTCGAGCTCGTGACCCTCGACCCCGGCATCAAGATCGACATCCGGTACGCCGGCGCCAACAACTTCCTCGGCAAGCCCGTGTACCCGGAAGCCCGGGCGTTCCTGCAGCGACCGGCCGCCGAGGCGCTCGTGAAAGCCCACCTCGCGCTGGCGCCGCTCGGCTACGGCCTCCTCATCCACGACGGCTACCGCCCCTGGACGATCACGAAGCTGTTCTGGGACATGACGGAGGGCACGCCCATGCAGGAGTTCGTGGCGGATCCGAAGTCTGGTTCCAAGCACAATCGCGGCTGCGCGGTGGACCTGACGATGTACGACCTGGCCACGGGCGAGGCCGTGCGGATGCCCGGCGGCTACGACGAGGCGTCGCTCCGCTCCTACCCGGACTACCAGGGCGGTCCGCCGGAAGCGCGAGCCAAGCGGGATCTGCTGCGGCGCACCATGGAGGCGCAGGGATTCACGGTCGAGCCGAACGAGTGGTGGCACTTCAACTACAAGGACTGGACGGAGTACCCGATCCTCGACATCTCCTTCAAGGAAGCGTCGGCGCGCCGGTAG
- a CDS encoding TIM barrel protein, protein MTALDRRQVLKRGAAMAAGAVAARSAGPGDASAAQTPGRVVTRGRLTQSVSRWCYAKIPLPEFCRDVAAMGLTAIDLLEPEDWPVVREHGLVCSMGYGGGGTIEDGLNWQGDRTAFGVEVVAAVNSPRVKLLYDAYHMQIMEGDVIRTIRQHHAHIAHYHTGGVPGRHELDDTQELQWAAVCRAIVDTGFTGYLAHEFVPTRDPLTSLRDAVALCDV, encoded by the coding sequence GTGACCGCCCTGGACCGGCGCCAGGTGCTGAAGCGCGGCGCCGCCATGGCGGCCGGCGCCGTGGCGGCCCGCAGCGCGGGTCCTGGGGACGCGAGTGCCGCGCAGACGCCCGGCCGGGTCGTCACGCGCGGACGGCTCACACAGTCGGTGAGCCGCTGGTGCTACGCGAAGATCCCCCTGCCCGAGTTCTGCCGCGACGTGGCGGCGATGGGCCTGACCGCCATCGATCTCCTGGAACCCGAGGACTGGCCGGTCGTCCGCGAGCACGGCCTGGTGTGCTCCATGGGATACGGCGGTGGCGGCACCATCGAGGACGGGCTGAACTGGCAGGGCGATCGCACGGCGTTCGGCGTGGAGGTGGTGGCGGCCGTGAACTCACCGCGCGTGAAGCTGCTCTACGACGCCTACCACATGCAGATCATGGAGGGCGACGTCATCCGCACCATCCGGCAGCACCACGCCCACATCGCGCACTACCACACCGGCGGCGTGCCGGGCCGGCACGAACTGGACGACACCCAGGAGCTGCAGTGGGCGGCCGTCTGCCGCGCCATCGTGGACACGGGCTTCACCGGCTACCTCGCCCACGAGTTCGTCCCCACGCGCGATCCCCTGACCTCGCTTCGCGACGCCGTCGCGCTCTGTGATGTCTGA